AAAGGGGAGAGCGGGCGGGGTGGGCTCCAGTGGCACAGCCCAAAGACCAAGGCTCGTGGCTTGAGCAGAGGGAGGCCTCAAACGTCAGTCCACTCAGACCTAAGAGGCAGGTGGGAAGGTATTTTGGGGAACCAGGGTTGGGGGCACCCTGCCGGACAGAAAAGAGGAAGCGGGCCAGGGGGTAAGGGTTACCTGCATGGGTAAACTCGCTTGATGCCCTCGTGATTGACCCTGACGTGGCGCCTCAGGCTGGGGGCGGAGCAGAAGGAGCGCTCACACAGGCGACAGGGAAACTTTTTCACTGACTAGGagagcaggggttggggggtctCAGAGCCAGGCTCCATGCaggaccccacccccactgccacaCAGGTCAATCCCAGTGCTGCCCCTCCAGCCCATCTTGCTCCCCGGGGGCACCCCACTCACCTTGCCATGCTCCTTCTTCATGTGACCCACATACTCGTCACGCTCAGGGAACCAGGAGTGACAAAGGCCACAGGTCCAGCCTCCagggcccccacccccgcccttgACGCCTTTGCTCCCCAGTTCTCGCCGGGGCCGTTTGGTTGGGCGAGGGGGCTCAGGGGAGCTGGGCAGTTCTTCCTCTTCTGAGGATGAAGAAGATTCCTCAGTAGGGGCAGCTGCTCCTCCCCGAGACACAGCCAGCTCCTCAGGCTCAGTCTTGGGGGTCAGAAGGCCACCCCCGGCCCCTTTCCCAGGAGTCTCCTCCCCCGAGCGCCCAGACTGATGGGTGTTCTGTGAGAGGGAGACAAGGGGGGATGGCTGGTGTGGGGGAGGGCCTGGCTTTGCCAGAGTCCCGGCTTCTCCCCTGCTCCCACTTCTGGAGGGGTCCCCGGTCAACACAGTTGAGCACCCCGCCTCCGTCCCTCGACTCCTGTACCTTGAGATGTTCCAGCATAGTCCTTTTTTGGGCAAAAAGCAGAGGACAAGATGGGCACTTAAAGACGCTGACACGCTGGGGCAGCAAGTGCTGGTCGAAGTGCGAGGAGAGGAGGGGTTTGTGAGTGAAGACTGTGTCACACATGGCGCACTTGTAGATCATCCTGGGCAGGTGGAGAAGACAGTGCAGACATCCTGCCGCATCGAGGCCCAGCCCCCTCCACCCGCCCCTCCTCACGCTCCCTCCCCAGGTCTCACTTGGCCTGCTGCGTGTGGAAGCTAGGATGCTGGGTGTAGAGGTGGGCGTGGGCGCTGGGTGCAGACTTGAAGGCCATGGGGCAGATGGGGCACTTGTGGAAAACCTCGCAGTGTGACGTCTGGATGTGGGACTTGATGGAGTTCACACCCCCAAACACCACTGCACAGCTGGGGCACCTTGGGGAGTAAGTAGGAGGCGCCGTGGTGAGCTGGGGGCATCTCCACGGCCACCTCCAACCCCACACTCATTCTCAGGGACTGGGTGGACTCTAAGGAGTTAATCAGCGGTGGAACATGAGCaagtggaggaaggagggagctgcAGCACCCAGTTCCCCAAGGGAGGCCTGCGGAGGCAGAGAGGCAGAGCTGATGCTCCGGAGGGGGCCCTGCTTTCTCCCTCTCCGTGGGGAATGAAGGCAAGGCAGAGAGCGCTCTGGCTGCGTTTGCTAACACACCAGGGCTGAGTGATTCAACAGGAGAGATGGGGCTCGCCACAGTGAGAGGCCATCCGAAAGGCTGGTCCCAGGAGCCATGAGACCACCAAGTACAGGAGGAAAAGTGTTGAGGGACTACTgagaggagaggtgggaggcACCTGTAGCCTACGCGGCGAGAGAAATGCAGACAGGCCTCCCGGAGGTGGGTCTGAAAATTGGCTTGCAGAAAGTTGCCCCCGCACTCAGGGCAGACGTGGGGAGGTCGGTTCTTATGCATGCGCTGGTGGGCGCTGAAGCTGCAGCGATTGGGGAGCATCATGGTGCAGGTTGGGCACACCTGTCGAGGGGGTTGAAACCAGGTGAGTCTGTGAGGAGTGGCCTGTCCCCCATCCTTTCTCCTAACCAAGCCCCCACACCTTCCTAGATCCTGTCCCCGTGGCATCTGGCTGTCCCCGTCCCAGGGAGGGGCTGAGAAAAGTAACTCACATTGCTGGTGGCACCAGGGGCGGGGGGCCCGAGCTGCTGGAAGTGGGCAGCCATGCCGGCCTTGTCCCGGCACTGCTCCTTGCACTCCAGGCAGCGGAAGCAGGTGTAAGCAGAGGCGGCAGGGGCAGCAGGCGGCTCGGCTGAGAGTGGCAGCACAGGGGCCTCAGCGGCAACTGCAGTAACGGCGGAGGAGGTCACGGCCCCATCACCCTTGCCCAAGGAAGGCAAGGCTGGAGGTCCGAGGGCAGGTGGGACAGCCAGCAGGGGCGTGATGTCCGGCTGCCCCACCATCTGGTCCAGGGCCACCGGCCTCATGACCAGGTGCGAGCACTGCATGACGAGCCCCTTGTCCTTGTGCTCACGGGCATGCAGCAGCAGACTGCACTTGTTGAAGAAGACTAGGCGgcgggcgcagtggttgcacgtgaCCTCGATGCGCATGCTCCGGCGGTCATAGTGTCGCGCCAGGCTCTTCTCCAACGAGAAGGCGTCCCCACACTCGAGGCAGCGGTAGCCCGTGGGCGGCAGGGCCAGCCCGGCCTCAGCCGGTGGACTCAGGTTTGGCCGGTAGGCAGGCAGCAGGTTCTTGCTGTTGAGGATCTTGTTGAAGGCCTCCACCAGGCTGGACTGGGTCCGTGAGATCACCGTGccacccccggcccccggcccggtGGCCGGCTTAGAGGGCTGCACCATCACCACCGAGGCACCGTTCACCTTCtgccccccggcccccagccctgccctcccctcagcCTTGGGCAGCGCTTGGGGCACCAGACCCAGCACATTCTTAGCCATCGTCTTAGGGCTGGGGGCAGTGCCTCCAGGCAGAACCACGGCTTTGCGGGCCACACTGGCTGCCATCAGCATGGCAGTGCTTGCGTTCTGGATGGTGGCCACGGGCAGCACGGTGCCCTTTAGCCTCGTGCCATCACCCAGCTGGACACTCACCACCTTTGGACCCTCAGGGGTCGGGGTTGCGGGGGACAGCTTCAGGAGGCTAGCCTCTGCCAGGAAGCCCCCTTCAGGCAAGGGGGCAGGGGGATCAGGGTCTGAGGGAACCCGGGTTACAGTCCTTGTGATATTCCCGCAGGATGTTTTAATGGTCTTAATCCGTACCTTGAGGGGCCtagaggagctggaggaggcaggggagTCATTGCTGTCCTCATCTGCAGCCTCGGCTCCACTAGAGGGACTCTGGGGACTTCCTGGGGGAGACTTGTCCACTGGTCcctcatcctcttcttcctttagGGGCTGACAGCTGGGCCCTTTAGGGGAGGCAAGAGGGCTCTGGTGCCCTGGAGACTTCTTGAAGAAGGACACCCCTGCAACCCGGGAAGGGGAGACACTGGCAGGGATGCCCGTGGCCTCAGGGCTAGAGCCTGAGCCTGAGCCTGGTAGGCTCTGGGGATGAAGAGGGCTGCAGCTTTCCTGCTTCAAGGCCCCCAGCAGTGGGGGAGAACCAgggggcagcagggctgggccaTTCTCCCGGGCCAGCtcaaagggagaggagaaaggaggtgGGGTCATGGCCCCTTCCCGAGGTGGGGAGGGcgcagagggaggaaggggatcGGGGTGCTCCCCTGGCTCAGGCCCAAAATGAGCAAAGAGGTCCAGGGGAGCTTTGCCTTCCATGGATTTTTCTTTCCAGGTACCCCCACTGGGAGGAGCTGGAGAGTGCGGGGTTCCTGGAAGGGATGGCTCAGGGCCCCCAAAACCATTTTGCATCAGACGAGGTCCAATAGACCCTTCCTTAGTCACTCCCCCAGCCCGGGCCTCTTCCCCTCCTGAACTCCCAGCCAGGGACTCTGACTGCTCAGGACACACAGTGTTCTTGACAATGACGCTGACTGCTGAGACGTCTGGCGGTGGCAGGCCATGGTCAGAAGCCTGGGCGGGCAAACCAGGGCCATCCCCGgcagctgctgctgttgcttCTCCAGATTCACCTCCTACACTGGGTTCTGGCTTCCCTGGGCCTCCTGGCCCCTCATTTTCTTCTGGCCCAGAGTGGATGGCTTCATTTGCATCAATGTCGGGGATGTCAAAGGCAGCAAGGAGGTCATCAAAATCAGGGGTCTTCATGTCCCCCATGGCAACAGATCCCAGACctgaggaaaacaggaaaaagagggagaaactgagacctCTGGAAGCAGGAACACTGGACCTCCTCCCTCAAGATCTCCAAATTCATCCGCTCTCAGAAGCCACGCACACTCTGACTTGGGTACACCTCCACCATAGTGCAAATCCTAGAGACCTGGTGGAGGCACCTGTTTTGCCAAACCCTAAAATTGAAAGGAATGTAGTATGCACATTCCAGGAAGGACACCAAAATccagagaaagcaaaggaaaagagacttctcagaaatacagataaaagggacttccctggtggtccagtggtaaagaatccaccttccaacgcaggggacgcgggtttgatccctggtcagggaactaagatcccacgtgccgtggctgggggcaactaagcccacgcgccacaaatactgagcttGTACGCTTCAACTAGAGAGCTCGCAGGCCGCAAAatgcagagcccacgtgccctggagcctgcgtgccacaactagagagaagcccacgcaccacaacgaaagatactacatgcctcagcgaagatcctgcatgccgcaactaagacctgacacagccataaataaataaataataaataaatcttaaaaaaaaaaatagggataaGGGAGTAGAGACGGAGGGAGTTCAGTGAGCATCTTAGTTGAAACCACTTCAACCCCTCCTGTGCCCAGCACAGAATCAATTAATCAATACTACTATTAAGGAGGAGGATGTACATGATGCTCTAGGTTTAAGGGCTCATTCATGGCAGCATGGGATCCATTCATATTCTTCATGGATCTTCTGGGGGTCCACAGAGATCTGAAAGGCCATGTGTACAAAGGGGCATGTGATTTAAGACAAGATGTAAGAATTGATTCTAGTTCCAGCCTTATCAATGGCTTGCTGTATAAGCAAGTTACTCCACCGCCTTACTTTTGCTGTCTGAAAGAGGGGACAAGTAATCTATATATCATAGGGTTGTTCTGAGCATGATATGAATCATGAACGTGAGAGCTAGAACCCAGAGTATGATTTATTATTACAGCTAGGACAACAAGGATATGCCAGGTCGAAAAGGAGCTGGGAGGGAATAAGCACTGGAAATCTAGGGCTGGGGTCAGAGACAAGAGTCAGGGGTCATGTAAGCTCAAGTCTGGGCCACTTGGGGTCATTACTGGCACCTGGAGATCTAGCTTGGTTAACAGGGAGAAGTGGGCTCAGGGAAGTTACCCAAGAGACCAAGATGGAAAGAATAAGACACAGgaacagaaagagacaaagagaagaaacaggaaaaccatAACAGCAGTCTGGTCACAAGGGCCCCAGCCTAGGCCTCTCCTGTCACAAACACCTGCTGCTCGCTCACCTACCTTCCCAAGAGTGCCTGGCCCTCCCCAAGCcaacccctcctccttccctccctccctccctccccatcttgCTCTCTCAAAGCTAAAACTCCAGGGTATGAGCTTATCCAGCAGAGCTGCCACAATGGGGAAAAGCCAGGCCCCTCACCCCTGTCATTTCTGCTCTGAGCTCCTCACCCCAGTTTATCCCCAACTCACACTCCTCACCCTTTTCATTTTCCCTTGGCAACAGTGGCCCAGGAAGTCTCACCCAACCCCCATCTGTcccagtacaaaaaaaaaaaaggtcccacAAGACTTACGTGGCACTAAACCAACAAGAAGGCCAGCCTAGAGCTTGTGGGGGACCCAGGTGTGTTCCCTACCCATTTCTCCCCACAAGTGTTTCTATACCTAGGAAGAAGCAACTGAAGAAGTCTCTTTCCCTCCACATTCCCTGCCCACAAGGCAAGCCATTTCCCAGGGCCAATTCTCTCACCTCTTTCCAGCCTTTAGACTGTAACTGGAGATAGTCCCAGCAGGTGGCAGCTGGCATTGCTGGGACCAAaatggggaggtggagggagagggtaCCAACTAGAGGAAGAACGAAAGGGGAGTGCTCCTCTCATCCCCCTCTACTTAATTTACAGGACCTGGGTTTAAACAAAGCCCTCCGCCCCTTGCCTCTGCCCAGCTGGATCGCTAGGGCCCTACCCTGGCCGGCTCCCTCCGGACCCCGAGAGACCAGAGCTACCTTCCACTCAAACCCTCAGAAAAGTGGGCTGGTGGAGCCCAGATCAGTGGGGACTATGAGAAAACATCTGCAAACTTGCCTCCCCCAAGCAACTCCCCCGTTGGCGTCCAAGTGACTTAGAGGTCATCGGAGAGCCAGGAGCAGACAGTAGATCAAGCAGCGGAGCTCAAGGCCGAAGAGGCTTCCCCGCCCCACGGCTCAGGCCTTTCTGCGGCTGCTGCGCCCTGTCTCTTGGGCTCcagcccccctccttccctctgttctTCCCCAAAAGCCAAAGGAAGGGGCTGAACAGGAAGAGGGTGAACTGGCCTGGGTCGGGTGGGGGCTCCACGTCCCTTTCCCTGGCCCGGGGCCTGCTGTGCAGAGGAGGGCTAGGGGCCGGCGGCCAGGGGTGATTAGGCTGCCGCCAAGCTGGGCAGCGGCCGGAATTAAGTCCCTGCCATCTGCCGAGGACCGGCGCGGGGAGCATGTCCAGGGTTGCGGAAAAGGGGCGGGGTGTACACGTGAGAAgccagaggggaaactgaggcgcgCCGCGCTTTTCTAGCTCTCACCAGCGTACTAAGGGAAGGACGGGCCTTGGCCAGGCCAGGCCCTCGGGGAGCTGCCGCGCAGCACCTCCCGGCCCAAGACTACACCGGAGCAGGGGAGGCGTGGAAAGAGAGTAGTGGGGAGGGGACAGTTTTTGCCAGACTCGCAGCTCTCCAGCCGGGGTCCGTCCCAACTCcgacctcctcccctccctccctgcgcAGCGCAGCCTCCTCCCCCGAGGGCTCCCGAGGCTCTCTCGAGACTGGGGAGGAATCGGAAGGCACGCCGCGGCCTGGGGCACGAGCCTGGGTCCCGTCCGGGCCCGGACGCTGACCCGTGCCCAGTCGGGGTGCAGGCTCCACTCCGGCCTGGCCCAgttcccccgcccccacccccggacACCATTTTAGGTCGCGACATCCCGCAGCTTCCAGTCCCCGGGCCGCGCTTCGGACGCCTCTCGGGCTGGGGGCGCCAGGAGTTGGGGACCCCGACCCCCTCTCCACGTTTACCCTACTAGGGGCTGTGCTTTCAATAGGCTAGGACTTTCGCCCACGGGCCCCAAGGAATGAGGGCGACGTCGGGGCCCCGGTAGAAGCCATCCCGGGGGGCGGCGCGGAGAGGGGGGTAGTTGAccaagtgggggaggggcgggggtatTAACCCGCCCCCCCAGGGGGCGGGGACAAAGGCGGGTATTTACCCCAGGCACACTTACTTGTTCCGCTCCCAATGCGGGCCGAGACCCGGCGGTCTCTTCCCTGCTCCGgtcgctgccgccgccgccgccgccgccctcccCACGACCGCCGCTACTTCCTGCTTCTCTCCCGTtcagcctccccctccctcagctcCCTTCGCGTTCCAGGTCTGGGCTGCCCGCTTTCGCACTCGCCATTGGTCAATACCCCCGTCGTTCAGTACTACGCCCCGCCCAGCTCCGTACTGGGTTGGTCTTAAGTACTGCCGCTCGGAAACAGCTCCGCACAGGCTTCCCAGCCTCATTGGGCAAGAAGCCTAGTCCTTCTGGAGATGCTTCTTCACATTGGTTACGCCGGGGCCCACTGCCCCATCTGTGCATCTCAAAAATGATTGGCCTCCACCACTGTCGTTtaaaaagaagccagtctgattCCCTGCTTTCCTACAGGAGGAGGTGACTATCCCAGGTGCGTCTCCGCCCCCTCACTCCCTATTGGCCGCGATCCCTGAAGCCTGCAGTTCACTTATGCAAATTTAGAGAACTCTGCTTCTATTTGTTGGGCAGGTTGAGGAGAACCGCGTTGGCTCCGAGTGGAGCCCGGATGTGTTGATCCATTTGTGGTGTTTTCTCAAGCTAAACCCCAATGTCAGTCATGCCGTGCAGAAGTCACAGAATGGGACGTCACCGAAAGCATCACGTCATCCGGTTGACCATTTCCTCGCGGTTTTCCCACTGTCTAAATCGTCATATAATCTGAACGGATGGGGTCCTCGCACGGGCTAGCTCCTGGGCGATGGCGTCACCCACTGCTCCTCCCTCTGCAGGAGGGCTTGTAACGGGGGCGGGATTTGGAGTGTGGAAGGCACCGGCACCTGAAACCTGGGACGGGCTTGCAGACCGGAAGTAGGGGAGAGGTGACGTTAGTGTGCTGGCGTGGCCTGGGCCATTTCCAAAGGGATCTTAAAGCGGCATTGTGGAACGCTTCCTAAGCacggggatgggggagggggaaacacGCCCCGTGTCCGTTACCCATTTAAGAGTTCTCCTTTCCCCGCCCACAGCACGGGGTAGGGGGTGGAGTCGAGGCCGGTTTTCCCGCGCTTTGTTACCCCGCCCCCTGgaggcgggggaaggggaggggatgcTAGGAAATTGAGTTACCTTGATACTCTCTAATCCGCAAGCGCTTGCAGAATTCGTCTGCAAGTCCAGCGTGCCAGCTCTCGCACACCCTAGCCGGCCTGCGAGCCTGCACATCCTGCCTTGCACACAGCCGCTAACAACCTGGATGTTGTTATTAAGGTGGTTCTGTTACCCTGTCCAGGACCCCTGGACCCCGGACACTGGCGCGCCCTGAGAGTTTGCGTGGGTAATAGCGACTGTATTGAGATGTGAATCAGAACCTCCACCACTTATCACATGGTTCCATCGGGCAAGTCGTTCAACCTCCCCGAACCAGTTTTTTTCATGGATAAAATTGGGATCATAATGCCCACCAGACATGATTGTGAGGATTTCAAGCGTTTAGAAtgtaaaagtgctttgtaaagcGATGGgcaaatgggattagtgcccccCTTTCCGGCGCCGTCCTTCTCAAGGTTGCCTGCAATTGCTCCAGCTCACGGCGCCTCGTCCACCTCTGAACAACTAACTAGAATCGCATACTGGATGTAGCCAACCGGCATTCCATTCTCATCTCCTTCTCTGAGTCTTCCTGTATGGAGCCATAATTAC
The Physeter macrocephalus isolate SW-GA unplaced genomic scaffold, ASM283717v5 random_1702, whole genome shotgun sequence DNA segment above includes these coding regions:
- the ZNF687 gene encoding zinc finger protein 687 isoform X2, whose product is MGDMKTPDFDDLLAAFDIPDIDANEAIHSGPEENEGPGGPGKPEPSVGGESGEATAAAAGDGPGLPAQASDHGLPPPDVSAVSVIVKNTVCPEQSESLAGSSGGEEARAGGVTKEGSIGPRLMQNGFGGPEPSLPGTPHSPAPPSGGTWKEKSMEGKAPLDLFAHFGPEPGEHPDPLPPSAPSPPREGAMTPPPFSSPFELARENGPALLPPGSPPLLGALKQESCSPLHPQSLPGSGSGSSPEATGIPASVSPSRVAGVSFFKKSPGHQSPLASPKGPSCQPLKEEEDEGPVDKSPPGSPQSPSSGAEAADEDSNDSPASSSSSRPLKVRIKTIKTSCGNITRTVTRVPSDPDPPAPLPEGGFLAEASLLKLSPATPTPEGPKVVSVQLGDGTRLKGTVLPVATIQNASTAMLMAASVARKAVVLPGGTAPSPKTMAKNVLGLVPQALPKAEGRAGLGAGGQKVNGASVVMVQPSKPATGPGAGGGTVISRTQSSLVEAFNKILNSKNLLPAYRPNLSPPAEAGLALPPTGYRCLECGDAFSLEKSLARHYDRRSMRIEVTCNHCARRLVFFNKCSLLLHAREHKDKGLVMQCSHLVMRPVALDQMVGQPDITPLLAVPPALGPPALPSLGKGDGAVTSSAVTAVAAEAPVLPLSAEPPAAPAASAYTCFRCLECKEQCRDKAGMAAHFQQLGPPAPGATSNVCPTCTMMLPNRCSFSAHQRMHKNRPPHVCPECGGNFLQANFQTHLREACLHFSRRVGYRCPSCAVVFGGVNSIKSHIQTSHCEVFHKCPICPMAFKSAPSAHAHLYTQHPSFHTQQAKMIYKCAMCDTVFTHKPLLSSHFDQHLLPQRVSVFKCPSCPLLFAQKRTMLEHLKNTHQSGRSGEETPGKGAGGGLLTPKTEPEELAVSRGGAAAPTEESSSSSEEEELPSSPEPPRPTKRPRRELGSKGVKGGGGGPGGWTCGLCHSWFPERDEYVGHMKKEHGKSVKKFPCRLCERSFCSAPSLRRHVRVNHEGIKRVYPCRSEWTDV
- the ZNF687 gene encoding zinc finger protein 687 isoform X1, producing MGDMKTPDFDDLLAAFDIPDIDANEAIHSGPEENEGPGGPGKPEPSVGGESGEATAAAAGDGPGLPAQASDHGLPPPDVSAVSVIVKNTVCPEQSESLAGSSGGEEARAGGVTKEGSIGPRLMQNGFGGPEPSLPGTPHSPAPPSGGTWKEKSMEGKAPLDLFAHFGPEPGEHPDPLPPSAPSPPREGAMTPPPFSSPFELARENGPALLPPGSPPLLGALKQESCSPLHPQSLPGSGSGSSPEATGIPASVSPSRVAGVSFFKKSPGHQSPLASPKGPSCQPLKEEEDEGPVDKSPPGSPQSPSSGAEAADEDSNDSPASSSSSRPLKVRIKTIKTSCGNITRTVTRVPSDPDPPAPLPEGGFLAEASLLKLSPATPTPEGPKVVSVQLGDGTRLKGTVLPVATIQNASTAMLMAASVARKAVVLPGGTAPSPKTMAKNVLGLVPQALPKAEGRAGLGAGGQKVNGASVVMVQPSKPATGPGAGGGTVISRTQSSLVEAFNKILNSKNLLPAYRPNLSPPAEAGLALPPTGYRCLECGDAFSLEKSLARHYDRRSMRIEVTCNHCARRLVFFNKCSLLLHAREHKDKGLVMQCSHLVMRPVALDQMVGQPDITPLLAVPPALGPPALPSLGKGDGAVTSSAVTAVAAEAPVLPLSAEPPAAPAASAYTCFRCLECKEQCRDKAGMAAHFQQLGPPAPGATSNVCPTCTMMLPNRCSFSAHQRMHKNRPPHVCPECGGNFLQANFQTHLREACLHFSRRVGYRCPSCAVVFGGVNSIKSHIQTSHCEVFHKCPICPMAFKSAPSAHAHLYTQHPSFHTQQAKMIYKCAMCDTVFTHKPLLSSHFDQHLLPQRVSVFKCPSCPLLFAQKRTMLEHLKNTHQSGRSGEETPGKGAGGGLLTPKTEPEELAVSRGGAAAPTEESSSSSEEEELPSSPEPPRPTKRPRRELGSKGVKGGGGGPGGWTCGLCHSWFPERDEYVGHMKKEHGKSVKKFPCRLCERSFCSAPSLRRHVRVNHEGIKRVYPCRYCTEGKRTFSSRLILEKHVQVRHGLPLGAQSPGRGSALARGPGARAQGPGRKRRQSSDSCSEEPDSTTPPAKSPRGGPGAGGHGPLRYRSSSSAEQSLMVGLRVDGGAQQCLDCGLCFASPGSLSRHRFISHKKKRGVGSASALGLGDGEEEAPPPSRSDPEGGDSPLPASGGPLTCKVCGKSCDSPLNLKTHFRTHGMAFIRARQGGSGDN